One window from the genome of Parasteatoda tepidariorum isolate YZ-2023 chromosome 8, CAS_Ptep_4.0, whole genome shotgun sequence encodes:
- the LOC107454520 gene encoding RNA-binding protein 1, producing MSARRFSDWNLECKVYIGNISNRTTKVDIEEVFSKYGPLRNVWIARSPPGFAFVEYEDRRDAEEACACLDGSRLCSSRIRVEMSHGKTKRRREGGGRRSPRPRYYSRSRSRSRSPRYNQRDKRDRSYSRERR from the exons aTGTCAGCCCGTCGATTTAGTGATTGGAAtttggaatgtaaagtttatatTGGAAATATCAGTAATCGTACAACCAAAGTTGATATTGAAGAGGTGTTCAGCAAGTATGGTCCTTTGAGAAATGTTTGGATTGCTCGCAGTCCACCCGGATTTGCATTTGTAGAGTATGAAGATAGAAGAGATGCTGAGGAAGCTTGTGCTTGTTTGGATGGATC ACGTCTTTGTAGTTCAAGAATCAGAGTGGAGATGTCCCATGGAAAGACCAAGAGGAGAAGAGAGGGTGGTGGGCGACGATCTCC TCGCCCCAGATATTATTCTAGAAGTCGTAGTAGGAGCCGCAGCCCTCGTTACAACCAGCGAGATAAGAGGGATCGATCTTATTCAAGGGAACgaagataa